The Chloroflexota bacterium sequence CACGATGTTGTTCATGGCAGAGAACCTCCACGCCAGCCACGAGGCTCGGCGCTGTGGGGTCGTGTCCACCTCATCGAGGACGAGGTTGAGGATGCGATCCGCGTCCTCGTAGGCGTCCTCGTGGAGCCACGACCGAACGATGCGGGTGACGTCGCGATCGGCGCTCATTGCGCAGCCTTTCGCGTGGTCGAGCGTGCGTCGGCATCGAGTGCCGCTCGCAGCGCGCGCATCGCGTAATGAAGTCGAGAAGCAACCGTCCCGACCGGGATGCCGAGTGCTTCGGCAACCTGGTCGAGCGGCAGGTCGAGGTAGTGGTGCAGGACCACCACCGTTCGGTGATCGAGGGAGAGCCGTCGGAAGCCACGATCGAGCTGGTCGCGGTTGACGACCGTATCCAGTTCGTCCGCCGCCATCGGCTCATCAGCCGGCAGCAGTCGAATGTTCGGCGTCCAACGACGGGTCTCGCTGGCCTCCGCGTAACAGGCGCGCACGAGGAGGCGATACGACCAGGCATCAAAGCGTGCCGGGTCGCGAAGCTGAGGAAGGTCCCGCCAGATGCTCAGCAGCGCCTGCTGCGTCGCGTCCTCGGCAAGGCTCAGGTCGCGCAGGATCCTGTGCGACGCGGCAAGGAACCGATCCGCCCGCGCGGCGGCAAGGGTCGTGAATGCCCCCTTGTCGCCGTTCTGCGCGAGCTTCACGAGATCGGTGTCCATGCCCTCTTCCGTCTAAGGCATCGGGTTCAGACCGATGCATTACACACGGTATGGGGGCAGAGGCCGATGCCACCTTCAAAATTCGACCGATGTCGAGCATCGCTGCAGACCCAGGCGCCCGGCCGTCGACCGGGCGCCTGAGCGAAGAGCCGGCTACGGCGAGAATCAAGGCAGCGTATCGACCGCATCCTCGGGATGGAGCGCCACGGTGGCAAGGACCTCCTCGAACCATGCCCTGTCGTAGGGAGCGACGGCGAGTGGGTCGTCGCCAGACGTATAGAGCTGGATCCAGTAGCCGCGGCCAGCGGTTGTGACGACCGCCACGTCGCAATGTCCGGCCCCGATCAGTCCCGTGCCGCCGTCGACGGCGATCGGCTCGGTCGTGCCGCACCCCTCGTCGCTCGCCATCTGCTCGGCGACCCAATCCTCGGGCGTGGAATCGCCGATCGGCTGCGAAGCGATGGCCAGG is a genomic window containing:
- a CDS encoding sigma-70 family RNA polymerase sigma factor, with the translated sequence MDTDLVKLAQNGDKGAFTTLAAARADRFLAASHRILRDLSLAEDATQQALLSIWRDLPQLRDPARFDAWSYRLLVRACYAEASETRRWTPNIRLLPADEPMAADELDTVVNRDQLDRGFRRLSLDHRTVVVLHHYLDLPLDQVAEALGIPVGTVASRLHYAMRALRAALDADARSTTRKAAQ